The Coregonus clupeaformis isolate EN_2021a chromosome 18, ASM2061545v1, whole genome shotgun sequence genome has a segment encoding these proteins:
- the LOC121532650 gene encoding long-chain fatty acid transport protein 1-like gives MMEIIIMLLGSVSASLRSIGVVLSSVPWSWTLAAGLGLYLTAGGWRFLYVALRTAKRDLIGLYVLLRVKYCIRQHLRNNSTVPSMFAHTVALYPDKPALVWESTGEVWTFRELAGRCHQVAHWARTQGWGKGDVVALYLESRPLVVVLWMGLAQVGVEAALINFNLRSDSLLHCVGVSRAKGVVFGVELAEAVLEVSCSLDQSMVLFSTGAGLGEDHPALSTLSAQNLDSLLTSFPRDPPPVTHIKGFNDRLFYIYTSGTTGMPKAAIVVHSRYYRIAAFGFHSFGLRHDDIIYNCLPLYHSAGNIMGVGQCLLHGLTVVVRSKFSASRFWDDCVKYNCTVVQYIGEMCRYLLAQPERPSQVCHRVRVAVGNGLRPAVWEEFTQRFRIHQVAEFYGATECNCSIANMDGKVGACGFNSRILPSVYPIRLIQVNEGTVELVRDRHGLCIPCQPGEPGLLVGCINQNDPLRRFDGYADQSATNKKIAHNVFRKGDMAYLSGDVLVMDDLGYMYFRDRSGDTYRWRGENVSTTEVEATLSGLLGQTDVAVYGVTLPGVEGKAGMAAIAEGADQFDFDVFLGAVQKALPPYARPLFLRLLPQVDTTGTFKIQKTRLQKEGYDPRHSADRIYFLNSRAGCYEVVTEELYIAITEGRMSL, from the exons ATGATGGAAATCA TAATAATGCTACTTGGCAGTGTGTCTGCATCTCTGAGATCCATAGGGGTGGTGCTCAGTTCTGTACCCTGGTCATGGACCCTGGCGGCTGGGTTAGGACTGTACCTCACCGCGGGGGGATGGAGGTTCCTCTATGTGGCTCTACGAACCGCCAAGAGAGACCTAAT AGGTCTATATGTGCTGCTGCGTGTTAAATACTGCATCCGGCAGCACCTCCGTAACAACAGTACTGTACCTTCCATGTTTGCCCATACGGTGGCGCTATACCCAGACAAGCCTGCGCTGGTCTGGGAGTCTACCGGAGAG GTGTGGACCTTCAGGGAGCTGGCAGGGCGATGCCACCAGGTTGCCCATTGGGCACGGACACAGGGCTGGGGAAAGGGGGACGTGGTAGCCCTCTACCTGGAGAGTCGCCCCCTAGTGGTGGTGCTGTGGATGGGCCTGGCGCAG GTGGGTGTGGAAGCGGCCCTCATCAACTTCAACCTGCGCAGTGATTCGCTGCTTcactgtgtgggtgtgtccagAGCGAAGGGGGTGGTGTTTGGGGTGGAGCTAGCAGAAG ctGTGTTGGAGGTGTCTTGTTCTCTAGACCAGTCTATGGTACTGTTCAGTACTGGGGCTGGTCTGGGTGAGGACCACCCTGCCCTCTCTACCCTCTCAGCCCAAAACCTGGACTCTTTACTGACCTCCTTTCCCCGGGACCCCCCTCCTGTCACACACATCAAGGGATTCAATG ataGACTATTCTATATCTATACCTCTGGTACAACAGGAATGCCTAAGGCTGCTATTGTGGTGCATAGTAG GTACTATCGCATCGCTGCCTTTGGGTTCCATTCCTTCGGCCTGCGTCACGATGACATAATCTACAACTGTTTGCCTCTCTACCACTCCGCTG GTAACATTATGGGTGTGGGACAGTGTCTGCTCCATGGGTTAACTGTTGTAGTGAGGAGTAAATTCTCTGCTAGCCGTTTCTGGGACGACTGTGTCAAGTACAACTGCACG GTGGTTCAGTATATAGGTGAGATGTGCAGGTACCTGTTGGCCCAGCCAGAACGTCCCTCCCAGGTGTGTCACCGTGTGCGTGTTGCCGTGGGTAACGGGCTCCGCCCCGCCGTGTGGGAGGAGTTTACACAGCGCTTCAGGATTCACCAGGTGGCAGAGTTCTACGGCGCCACCGAGTGTAACTGTAGCATCGCAAATATGGacggaaag gtgGGTGCGTGTGGGTTCAACAGTCGCATCCTGCCCAGTGTGTACCCCATCAGACTGATTCAGGTGAACGAGGGGACGGTGGAGCTAGTACGGGACAGACACGGGCTCTGTATACCCTGTCAACCTG GTGAACCAGGTCTCCTGGTTGGTTGTATAAACCAGAATGATCCTTTGAGGAGGTTTGATGGTTATGCCGACCAGAGCGCCACCAATAAGAAGATAGCTCACAACGTCTTCAGGAAGGGAGACATGGCATATCTCTCAG gtGATGTGTTGGTGATGGATGATTTGGGGTACATGTATTTCCGGGACCGTAGTGGAGACACGTATcgctggagaggagagaacgtCTCGACTACGGAGGTCGAGGCAACACTCAGCGGTCTGCTGGGACAGACTGACGTAGCAGTCTATGGAGTCACTCTGCCAG GTGTGGAGGGAAAGGCTGGGATGGCAGCCATTGCTGAGGGTGCGGATCAGTTTGACTTTGATGTGTTCTTGGGGGCGGTgcagaaagccctgcctccctaCGCACGCCCACTCTTCCTCCGGCTCCTTCCCCAGGTCGACACCACAG gCACCTTCAAAATCCAGAAGACCCGTCTGCAGAAGGAGGGATACGACCCTCGGCACTCTGCTGACCGGATCTACTTCCTCAACAGCCGTGCAGGATGTTATGAGGTTGTTACTGAGGAGTTGTATATTGCCATTACAGAGGGAAGAATGTCTctatga